In a genomic window of Piliocolobus tephrosceles isolate RC106 chromosome 1, ASM277652v3, whole genome shotgun sequence:
- the LOC111555844 gene encoding uncharacterized protein LOC111555844: protein MASGLEGRLRPGFLDCKGDPQVGGAGSSRSEPFAPECLARTSSCAPGITEQRGAVASGGRNERGGRSTGPKGAVMGWVAGPGKWGGDGLGKTWPSPAALKTTPVYLGAGQETFRLPLPPCQTVGRGMGREWAWGWDLPPEFPPDGGSAQGGVICLPCHGVGIPSRGPRPLSREGILGEAGPRSRPCPQPPQTHPNLKAMRVRVYRNHVQSPEKPPTSPREKKKTRQKLIYIFCIWSSVLNINCVIFIHFLSLNSPLIYQFNVSWGFFSHGVLCPHPQPFV from the coding sequence ATGGCCTCAGGTCTCGAGGGGAGGCTCAGGCCTGGGTTTCTGGACTGCAAAGGGGACCCCCaggtgggaggggcaggaagCAGCCGGAGTGAGCCCTTCGCCCCTGAGTGCCTGGCTCGCACCTCGAGCTGTGCCCCAGGCATCACTGAGCAGAGGGGTGCGGTAGCTTCAGGAGGCAGAAATGAGAGGGGCGGGAGATCCACAGGACCAAAGGGTGCAGTGATGGGCTGGGTGGCGGGCCCAGGGAAATGGGGTGGGGATGGGCTGGGTAAGACCTGGCCCTCCCCTGCTGCCCTGAAGACCACCCCAGTCTACCTCGGTGCTGGCCAGGAAACCTTTCGGCTACCTCTCCCACCATGCCAGACTGTGGgcagggggatggggagggagtgggcctggggctgggacCTCCCTCCAGAATTTCCTCCAGATGGGGGCAGTGCCCAGGGAGGGGTTATTTGTCTTCCCTGCCATGGAGTGGGAATCCCCAGCCGAGGCCCTAGGCCCCTCAGCAGGGAAGGGATCCTCGGGGAGGCAGGTCCCAGGAGCAgaccctgcccccagcccccacaGACACACCCCAATCTGAAAGCCATGCGTGTCCGTGTATATAGGAACCATGTACAGAGCCCGGAGAAGCCCCCTACATCCCCccgggaaaaaaagaaaactagacagaaactcATCTATATATTCTGTATCTGGAGTTCCGTTTTGAATATTAACTGTGTTATTTTTATACACTTTTTAAGCCTTAACTCGCCATTGATTTACCAGTTTAACGTTTCCTGGGGTTTCTTTTCCCATGGGgttctctgcccccacccccagccctttGTTTGA
- the A3GALT2 gene encoding alpha-1,3-galactosyltransferase 2, translating to MALKEGLRAWKRIFWRQILLALGLLGLFLYGLPKFRHLEAVIPMGVCPSATMALLRDNFTGALRPWARPEVLTCTPWGAPIIWDGTFDPDVAKQEATQQNLTIGLTVFAVGRYLEKYLERFLETAEQHFMAGQSVVYYVFTERPGAVPRVALGPGRRLRVERVARERRWQDVSMARMRTLHAALGGQLGREAHFVFCMDVDQHFSGTFGPEALAELVAQLHSWHYHWPRWLLPFERDAHSAAVMARGEGDFYYHAAVFGGSVAALRDLTAHCARGLAWDRARGLEARWHDESHLNKFFWLHKPAKVLSPEFCWSPDLGPRAEIRRPRLLWAPKEYRLLRD from the exons ATGGCTCTCAAGGAGGGACTCAG GGCCTGGAAGAGAATCTTCTGGCGGCAGATCCTACTTGCACTTGGCCTCTTAGGCCTGTTTCTGTATGGCCTCCCTAAATTCAG GCATCTGGAAGCCGTCATCCCCATGGGCGTCTGCCCTTCCGCCACAATGGCCCTGCTGAGAGACAACTTCACAGGTGCCCTGCGTCCCTG GGCCCGGCCTGAAGTTCTGACCTGTACCCCCTGGGGGGCTCCCATTATTTGGGATGGCACTTTCGACCCAGATGTGGCCAAGCAAGAGGCTACACAGCAGAACCTCACCATTGGGCTGACTGTCTTTGCTGTAGGCAG GTACCTGGAGAAGTACCTGGAGCGCTTCCTGGAGACGGCGGAGCAGCACTTCATGGCGGGCCAGAGCGTGGTGTACTACGTGTTCACCGAGCGGCCGGGAGCGGTGCCCCGCGTGGCGCTGGGCCCGGGACGGCGGCTGCGCGTGGAGCGCGTGGCGCGCGAGCGGCGCTGGCAGGACGTGTCTATGGCGCGCATGCGCACGTTGCACGCGGCGCTGGGCGGGCAGCTGGGCCGCGAAGCGCACTTCGTGTTCTGCATGGACGTGGACCAGCACTTTAGCGGCACCTTTGGGCCCGAGGCGCTGGCCGAGTTGGTGGCGCAGCTGCACTCCTGGCACTACCACTGGCCGCGGTGGCTGCTGCCCTTCGAGCGCGACGCGCATTCGGCCGCCGTGATGGCGCGGGGCGAGGGCGACTTCTACTACCACGCGGCGGTGTTCGGGGGCAGCGTGGCGGCGCTGCGCGACCTGACGGCGCACTGTGCGCGGGGCCTGGCCTGGGACCGCGCGCGCGGCCTGGAGGCGCGCTGGCACGACGAGAGCCACCTCAACAAGTTCTTCTGGCTGCACAAGCCCGCCAAGGTGCTGTCGCCCGAGTTCTGCTGGAGCCCGGACCTCGGCCCGCGGGCCGAGATCCGCCGCCCACGACTGCTCTGGGCCCCCAAGGAGTACCGGCTGCTGCGGGACTAG